The following coding sequences are from one Penaeus monodon isolate SGIC_2016 chromosome 21, NSTDA_Pmon_1, whole genome shotgun sequence window:
- the LOC119586647 gene encoding peroxisomal acyl-coenzyme A oxidase 3-like, producing MIYSDIARENCKPWFGVCTLYTPDGVCQGLHCFIVPLRDPKTLLPYPGVTIVDMGHKLGLNGVDNGVMMFDHYAIPRDNLLNRTGDVTPEGVYETPYKDPNKRFGASLGNLSVGRVGIIGFGVVHLRKALTIAVRYSAVRKQFGPGAEELPVIEYPLQVRLLYTAIF from the exons atgatatacagTGACATTGCTAG GGAAAACTGCAAGCCATGGTTTGGTGTTTGCACATTGTACACACCTGATGGAGTTTGCCAGGGCCTTCATTGCTTTATTGTACCTCTTCGTGATCCCAAGACATTGCTGCCTTACCCGGGAGTCACAATTGTAGATATGGGGCATAAGTTAGGCCTTAATGGTGTAGATAATGG AGTTATGATGTTTGATCACTATGCCATCCCTCGTGATAATCTCCTTAACCGAACTGGTGATGTTACACCAGAGGGAGTGTATGAAACACCTTATAAGGATCCCAACAAGAGGTTTG GTGCATCCTTAGGAAACTTATCAGTAGGACGTGTAGGAATCATAGGGTTTGGAGTTGTCCATTTGAGAAAGGCTTTAACCATTGCAGTTCGTTATTCTGCTGTTCGCAAGCAGTTTGGGCCAGGTGCAGAAGAGTTGCCTGTGATAGAATATCCTCTGCAGGTGAGGCTTTTGTACACTGCTATTttctaa